The following coding sequences lie in one Carnobacterium gallinarum DSM 4847 genomic window:
- a CDS encoding DNA topoisomerase has translation MNYYPFYQEAQTRQIADWLIGMNASPLYTLNLQQKGVQGTFSLGRVQTPTLYLIYQRQESIENFKKEPFFEVEASIKVNQGSFKGVLSPTQRFKTQEELLAFVSSKQAKIGNQEGRIADVQTKEKKTNSPSLFSLSSLQSKVNQLYKATASQTLKAMQGLYEAKLLSYPRTDTPFITENEFAYLKANFGKYSGFLGLDLEMVQTEPRKRYVDGSKVQEHHAIIPTKQVPTESALAKMDDLQRKIYALVVKTTVAMFLPDYLYEETKIQTKVADLLFQSIGKTPKQEGWKILFKQQNKEEKEDVQTLPLVIIGEHAEVDVKSAEKETQPPKAFTEGTLLTAMKTANKTVDDEEAIKILQEVEGIGTEATRASIIEALKQKEYIQVIKNKLVVTEKGKLLCQAVESQHLLTSAEMTAKWETYLKKIGKREGNQENFITNIKKFIVHLLEAVPNDIEKLNFSDYQEQKEKEAEKSIVGKCPKCGNNIVLKKSFYGCSNYPECKFTLAEHFRKKKLTKTNVKELLEGKETLVKGIKNKEKKPYNAVVKIGEKGYIDFISFSK, from the coding sequence ATGAATTACTATCCCTTTTATCAAGAAGCGCAAACACGCCAAATTGCTGATTGGTTGATTGGCATGAACGCAAGCCCTTTATATACCTTGAATTTACAACAAAAAGGCGTACAAGGTACATTTTCACTAGGACGTGTACAAACACCGACTTTATATCTCATTTATCAACGCCAGGAATCAATAGAAAACTTTAAGAAAGAACCTTTTTTCGAGGTGGAAGCTAGTATAAAAGTAAACCAAGGTTCGTTTAAGGGCGTTCTAAGCCCCACACAGCGTTTTAAAACCCAAGAGGAGCTTTTAGCTTTTGTTTCTTCTAAACAAGCTAAAATAGGCAATCAAGAGGGCAGAATCGCTGACGTGCAAACCAAAGAGAAAAAAACGAATAGTCCTAGTCTGTTTTCTTTAAGTAGTTTGCAATCAAAAGTCAATCAGCTTTATAAAGCGACAGCGAGCCAAACTTTAAAAGCTATGCAAGGGCTGTATGAAGCAAAATTATTGAGTTATCCAAGAACAGATACACCATTTATTACAGAGAACGAATTTGCTTATTTAAAAGCGAATTTTGGCAAATATAGCGGTTTTTTAGGACTTGATCTTGAAATGGTTCAAACAGAGCCTAGAAAGCGTTATGTGGACGGTAGTAAGGTACAGGAACACCACGCCATTATCCCAACAAAACAAGTACCTACCGAATCTGCATTAGCGAAAATGGACGATTTACAACGAAAAATTTATGCTTTAGTCGTTAAAACGACCGTTGCCATGTTTTTACCTGATTACTTGTATGAAGAAACCAAGATACAAACGAAAGTAGCTGATTTGCTGTTTCAATCGATCGGAAAGACACCAAAACAAGAAGGGTGGAAAATTCTTTTCAAACAACAAAATAAAGAAGAAAAAGAGGACGTTCAAACGTTACCCTTGGTTATCATTGGAGAACATGCCGAGGTTGACGTTAAGAGTGCCGAAAAAGAAACACAACCACCGAAAGCTTTTACAGAGGGTACATTATTAACTGCTATGAAAACGGCGAATAAAACGGTTGATGATGAAGAAGCAATCAAGATTTTACAAGAAGTTGAGGGGATTGGAACAGAAGCGACAAGAGCAAGCATTATTGAAGCCTTGAAACAAAAAGAATATATCCAAGTGATTAAGAATAAGCTTGTTGTGACTGAAAAAGGAAAATTATTGTGCCAGGCAGTTGAAAGTCAGCACCTTTTAACGAGTGCTGAAATGACGGCTAAATGGGAAACGTATTTAAAAAAAATCGGTAAAAGAGAAGGCAATCAAGAGAACTTTATTACGAATATCAAAAAATTCATTGTTCATTTACTGGAAGCTGTACCTAACGATATAGAAAAACTAAATTTTTCTGATTACCAGGAACAGAAAGAAAAAGAAGCAGAAAAAAGTATTGTAGGCAAATGTCCTAAGTGTGGCAACAATATTGTATTAAAAAAATCGTTTTATGGTTGTTCAAATTATCCTGAATGTAAGTTTACTTTAGCTGAACATTTTAGAAAGAAAAAACTAACCAAAACAAATGTAAAAGAATTACTAGAGGGAAAAGAAACTCTGGTAAAAGGAATCAAAAACAAAGAGAAAAAGCCCTACAATGCCGTTGTAAAAATTGGGGAAAAGGGATATATTGATTTTATATCTTTCTCAAAATAA
- a CDS encoding ParA family protein, whose translation MIQYYYTKKEWGVVMEKEELKILEELRRILSNKNEAIVILNNYFKGGVGKSKLSTMFAYLTDKLNLKVLMIDKDLQATLTKDLAKTFKVELPRVNFYEGLKNGNLASSIIHLTDNLDLIPGTFDLMLLPKLTRSWTFENESRLLATLLAPLKSDYDLIIIDTVPTPSVYTNNAIVASDYVMIPLQAEEESTNNIQNYISYLIDLQEQFNPGLDMIGFVPYLVDTDSATIKSNLEELYKQHKEDNLVFQNIIKRSNKVSTWSKNGITEHKGYDKKVLSMYENVFFEMLERIIQLENEKE comes from the coding sequence ATGATACAATATTACTATACAAAAAAAGAATGGGGCGTAGTTATGGAGAAGGAAGAACTCAAAATACTTGAAGAATTAAGACGTATTTTAAGCAATAAAAATGAAGCAATTGTTATCTTGAATAATTACTTTAAAGGTGGTGTTGGAAAGTCAAAATTATCGACTATGTTTGCTTACTTGACAGACAAATTGAATTTAAAAGTTTTAATGATCGATAAGGACTTACAAGCAACATTGACAAAAGACTTAGCAAAAACATTTAAGGTTGAATTGCCACGTGTCAATTTTTATGAAGGACTGAAAAACGGAAACTTGGCTTCTTCTATTATTCATTTGACTGATAATTTAGACTTGATCCCTGGCACGTTTGATTTGATGTTATTACCAAAATTAACTCGCTCATGGACGTTTGAAAATGAAAGTAGATTGCTTGCTACTCTTTTAGCACCTTTAAAAAGTGACTATGATCTCATTATTATTGATACTGTACCAACGCCAAGCGTTTATACAAATAATGCAATTGTGGCGAGTGATTACGTTATGATCCCTTTACAAGCAGAAGAAGAAAGTACAAACAACATTCAAAACTATATTTCCTATTTGATTGATTTACAAGAACAATTTAACCCTGGACTAGATATGATCGGTTTTGTTCCTTATTTAGTTGATACGGACAGCGCAACGATAAAATCAAACCTGGAAGAACTGTACAAGCAACATAAAGAAGATAACTTGGTTTTCCAAAATATTATCAAGCGAAGTAATAAAGTAAGTACCTGGTCTAAAAACGGAATTACAGAACACAAAGGCTATGACAAAAAAGTTTTATCCATGTATGAGAACGTATTTTTTGAAATGCTTGAGCGAATTATTCAATTAGAAAACGAAAAAGAATAG
- a CDS encoding peptide-binding protein, producing the protein MIVGNLGAQKAKRNDTPISAKKDIMGDKTVRVRADLHHIIKIETAKNGGNVKEVMDQALEEYIRKYLPDKL; encoded by the coding sequence GTGATTGTGGGAAATTTAGGCGCACAAAAAGCAAAACGAAATGATACACCAATCAGTGCAAAAAAAGATATAATGGGAGATAAGACGGTTCGTGTTCGTGCTGACTTACACCATATTATAAAAATTGAAACAGCAAAGAATGGCGGAAACGTAAAAGAAGTTATGGATCAAGCCTTAGAAGAATATATACGGAAATATTTACCTGACAAACTTTAA
- a CDS encoding antitoxin — MAVTYEKTFEIEIINELSASVYNRVLNYVLNHELNKNDSQLLEVNLLNQLKLAKRVNLFDYSLEELKAVHEYWRSMNRYSKQVLNKEKVA; from the coding sequence ATGGCAGTTACGTATGAAAAAACATTTGAAATAGAGATCATTAACGAATTATCGGCAAGCGTTTATAATCGAGTATTAAACTATGTTTTGAACCATGAATTAAATAAAAATGACTCTCAATTATTGGAAGTCAATTTATTAAACCAATTAAAGCTTGCAAAACGTGTAAATCTTTTTGATTATTCTTTAGAAGAATTAAAAGCCGTTCATGAGTATTGGCGGTCAATGAATCGTTACTCAAAACAAGTTTTGAATAAAGAGAAAGTGGCTTAA
- a CDS encoding zeta toxin family protein, whose product MANIVNFTDKQFENRLNDNLEELVQGKKAVESPTAFLLGGQPGSGKTSLRSAIFEETQGNVVVIDNDTFKQQHPNFDELVKLYEKDVVKHVTPYSNRMTEALISRLSDQGYNLVIEGTGRTTDVPIQTATMLQAKGYETKIYVMAVPKIESYLGTIERYETMYADDPMTARATPKQAHDIVVKNLPNNLETLQKTGLFSDIRLYNREGVKLYSSLETPSISPKETLERELNRKVSGKEIQPTLERIEQKMVQNQHQETPEFKAIQQKMESLQPPTPPIPKTPKLPGL is encoded by the coding sequence ATGGCAAATATAGTCAATTTTACTGACAAACAGTTTGAGAATCGCTTAAATGATAATTTAGAAGAATTGGTTCAAGGAAAAAAAGCGGTTGAATCGCCAACCGCTTTTTTACTTGGTGGGCAACCAGGGTCAGGAAAAACCAGTTTGCGATCAGCAATTTTTGAAGAAACACAAGGGAATGTTGTTGTCATTGATAATGATACCTTCAAACAACAGCACCCAAATTTTGACGAATTAGTGAAACTTTATGAAAAAGACGTGGTAAAACACGTTACCCCTTATTCTAATCGTATGACAGAAGCACTTATTAGCCGTTTAAGCGATCAAGGCTATAATTTAGTGATTGAAGGAACAGGACGAACAACAGACGTTCCTATTCAAACCGCAACAATGCTTCAAGCCAAAGGTTATGAAACAAAAATATACGTCATGGCAGTACCGAAAATTGAATCATACTTAGGAACGATTGAACGATATGAAACCATGTATGCAGATGATCCAATGACAGCCAGGGCAACACCAAAACAAGCACATGATATTGTGGTTAAAAATTTACCTAACAATTTAGAAACCCTTCAAAAAACGGGCTTATTTAGCGATATAAGGCTTTACAATAGAGAAGGAGTGAAACTCTATTCAAGCTTAGAAACGCCTTCCATTAGTCCGAAAGAGACCTTAGAAAGAGAATTAAATCGTAAAGTATCAGGGAAAGAAATTCAACCGACTTTGGAGAGAATAGAGCAAAAAATGGTTCAAAATCAACACCAAGAAACCCCTGAATTTAAAGCAATTCAACAAAAAATGGAAAGCTTGCAGCCACCTACACCACCAATACCCAAGACACCTAAACTTCCAGGACTTTAA